CGGCAATAGTTAGAGTCATAATATTAATACCTTCATCTGCTAGAACTTTTAGTGCGTTCTGAAGATGCCCAGGTTTATTTTCTAAAAAAAGTGACAGCTGAGTTACATTCATTGTTTTCCTCCATCCCATTATAAATTATATTAGTTGCCGCTTATCAATCACACGTTTTGCCTTGCCTTCACTGCGCTGCAATGTACTTGGCTCAACAAGCGTAATCTTTGCACTTATTCCAAGAGCACTTCGTATACGCTGTTCAATACGTTCAGCAAGCCCCTTTAAGGCACCAAGCTCATCGGTGAATATCTTTTCATTGACCTCAACCATTATTTCAACATCATCAAGAGCCCCCTTGCGGTCAACAATAATCTGATAATGCGGTTCTGTACCTTCTATTTCCATCAGTACTGCTTCTATTTGCATAGGGAATACATTGACACCGCGAATAATAAGCATGTCATCACTTCGACCAGTAACTTTTTCCATCTTAATCAACGTTCGCCCACATTTGCACGCATCTCGATAAATTCGTGTGATATCTCTTGATCGGTACCGTATTACTGGGCATGCTTCTTTTGTCAGGGATGTATAGACTATTTCGCCTTTTTCACCTTCTGGCAACACCTCTCCTGATTCAGGGTCTATCACCTCAACATAAAAATGGTCTTCAAACACATGCAATCCGGACTTCTGGCTGCATTCACATGACACGCCGGGGCCAATCACCTCGCTTAATCCATAGATATCATATGCATCAATACCCATACGGGTTTCAATCTCTTTGCGCATGCTTTCCGTCCATGGCTCTGCGCCAAAAATGCCAGCTTTTAACTTTGTTTTCTTAAAATCATATTCAGGCATTTTCTTTTCAACAAAATCAGCCATATTTATGGCATATGATGGCGTACAGGCTAACATTGTGGTTCCAAAATCTTTTATCAACATCAGCTGTCGCTCAGTATTGCCACCCGAAATTGGTATAACCGTTGCACCTAACTTTTCAGCACCATAGTGTACCCCCAACCCTCCTGTGAAAAGACCATAGCCATACGCTACCTGGATTATATCCTTTTCGGTACCTCCTGCTGCTGCAATAGTACGCGCCATAACTTCAGCCCATACTTCAATATCGTTTTTTGTGTACCCAACAACAGTAGCATTTCCTGTTGTCCCTGATGAGGAATGTATACGAATAACCTTCTCCATTGGTACAGCAAAAAGCCCAAATGGGTAGTTATCGCGCATTGCCTGTTTCATCAAAAACGGTACATGCTTTAAATCATCAAGAGAAGAAAATTTGTCAGGATTAAACTTTGCTTTGTCAAATGACTGGCGATAATATGGTACATTATTATACGCATGTTTAAGCGACCACTTTAAACGCTCAAGCTGTAGTTCTTTCAATTTTTTAATATCCATTGCTTCATATTGTTTATTAAACATTGCCTGCTCCTTTTTTATGGCTATTTATTTTTTACATCCAAGAAAGTAAAATGTATTTATGTTTATTAAAATTGTCAATAACCTTGCAATTGCAAGGAAAAAATTTTAAAATTTAATTGAGTTTTTTATTATACCATTTGTATACTTGAACAATTCATGCACGGTAATTTTAATTCATCTTTTAGGGCGATAGTTACTGTTACAAGATGCATGCATACAAATATATTTATGGTTAAGATTATTCTAACACATTTGATTGCAATTACAGTGAGGAGATTACGCCATGAAATTCCGTATACTATCAGTAATTGTTTCACTTTTTATTTTTGCTGGATTATTGCATGCTGATGATTACCTTGAAATGCTGAAAAATGGCACCTGGGAACAGCGAATTACCGCGATGTATACCCTAGGTTACTCAGGGAATAAAAAGGCTTTTTGGTATCTTGTTAAGTATCTTGACCAATCATTCCAATCGGATAATCAGAGTCTTGCTGTAAGGGTACGACAAGCAGCTGCTATTTCCCTTGGAAGGCTTAAGGATGATAGGGCAATTCCCTACTTAGTTGATCGATATAAAAAAGAAGAAAATACCGAAGTAAAACGCGCAATTCTTTTTGCACTTCGTTTTTTCAAGCCAACACCTGAAGCAATAGCAGTAGTCAAGCAGGGCCTGGCTGATTCCAATAAGGATATTAAATGGGAAGCACTCATGGCATCCTGTGCATATTGCGACAGTTCCCTATCAGGGGAGATTGGTCAACTTGCACAAAGCGATGACCCAGAAATT
The DNA window shown above is from Spirochaetota bacterium and carries:
- a CDS encoding HEAT repeat domain-containing protein, with translation MKFRILSVIVSLFIFAGLLHADDYLEMLKNGTWEQRITAMYTLGYSGNKKAFWYLVKYLDQSFQSDNQSLAVRVRQAAAISLGRLKDDRAIPYLVDRYKKEENTEVKRAILFALRFFKPTPEAIAVVKQGLADSNKDIKWEALMASCAYCDSSLSGEIGQLAQSDDPEIKVITAYIQYMLNQNKQENESIMRKSLTHKQPLVRYWASHFLTKSVGTAALEDIMKALEIESVWWVANEMENSIYILARKKFNDEMVEQLGSFRFVVDKKEKQEQQK
- a CDS encoding amino acid-binding protein — protein: MNVTQLSLFLENKPGHLQNALKVLADEGINIMTLTIA
- a CDS encoding phenylacetate--CoA ligase, with the translated sequence MFNKQYEAMDIKKLKELQLERLKWSLKHAYNNVPYYRQSFDKAKFNPDKFSSLDDLKHVPFLMKQAMRDNYPFGLFAVPMEKVIRIHSSSGTTGNATVVGYTKNDIEVWAEVMARTIAAAGGTEKDIIQVAYGYGLFTGGLGVHYGAEKLGATVIPISGGNTERQLMLIKDFGTTMLACTPSYAINMADFVEKKMPEYDFKKTKLKAGIFGAEPWTESMRKEIETRMGIDAYDIYGLSEVIGPGVSCECSQKSGLHVFEDHFYVEVIDPESGEVLPEGEKGEIVYTSLTKEACPVIRYRSRDITRIYRDACKCGRTLIKMEKVTGRSDDMLIIRGVNVFPMQIEAVLMEIEGTEPHYQIIVDRKGALDDVEIMVEVNEKIFTDELGALKGLAERIEQRIRSALGISAKITLVEPSTLQRSEGKAKRVIDKRQLI